A region of Gracilinanus agilis isolate LMUSP501 chromosome 3, AgileGrace, whole genome shotgun sequence DNA encodes the following proteins:
- the LOC123242945 gene encoding leukocyte immunoglobulin-like receptor subfamily A member 5, protein MTPALSVLLCLGLCLCKRTRTQAADGFPKPCLRAENGSLVPQGGAVTLRCRASWEVEEWLLEKKGGSGWLQIKDVRQAGNEGEFSLPSVTAYDAGTYRCRYRHSSYGWSEPSDPLKLVVTDLSAQPSLAALPSSEVASGQDVTLQCGSERWYDWCVLYKDGEEISRSWTPNHERGCQVDFLIFAVNPTHDGTYRCYSFQSSSPNRWSPPSAPLVLRVSGTFSPSPESEKGLSDAGAQDYTVGNLVRLILAELVLVLLGVLLIKHWKSFRRQPDQGVLG, encoded by the exons ATGACTCCTGCCCTCTCAGTCCTGCTGTGCCTTG GGCTATGTCTGTGCAAAAGGACAAGGACTCAGGCAGCAG ATGGATTCCCCAAACCCTGCCTCAGGGCAGAGAATGGCTCTTTGGTGCCCCAAGGGGGAGCTGTGACCCTCAGGTGCAGGGCATCATGGGAGGTTGAAGAGTGGCTGCTGGAGAAAAAGGGAGGATCTGGATGGTTACAGATCAAAGATGTGAGACAAGCTGGAAATGAGGGCGAGTTTTCCCTCCCATCCGTGACAGCATATGATGCAGGGACCTACCGGTGCCGCTACAGACATTCATCCTATGGGTGGTCAGAGCCCAGTGACCCCCTGAAGCTGGTGGTGACAG ACCTCTCTGCCCAGCCCTCCCTGGCAGCCCTGCCCAGCTCTGAGGTGGCCTCAGGACAGGACGTGACCCTGCAGTGTGGGTCAGAGCGATGGTATGACTGGTGCGTCCTGTACAAGGATGGAGAAGAGATCAGCCGCAGCTGGACCCCGAACCATGAAAGGGGATGTCAGGTCGATTTCCTTATCTTTGCTGTGAATCCGACCCATGATGGCACTTACCGATGCTACAGctttcaaagttcttcccctaATAGATGGTCACCCCCCAGCGCCCCCCTGGTGCTCAGGGTCTCAG GGACCTTCTCTCCAAGCCCTGAATCTGAGAAGGGGCTCTCAG ATGCTGGTGCCCAGGATTACACTGTGGGCAATCTGGTCCGCCTCATCTTGGCTGAGCTGGTCCTCGTCCTCCTGGGGGTCCTGTTGATTAAGCACTGGAAAAGCTTCAGGCGGCAACCGGACCAGGGAGTCCTTGGCTGA